A DNA window from Gemmatimonadota bacterium contains the following coding sequences:
- a CDS encoding polyprenol monophosphomannose synthase translates to MSDNILRISLITPTYNERENISLLAEEIFDVLKDHPDIDLELIVVDDNSPDGTGEVAESLVERYPVQVVHRAGKLGLGSAVMAGFERAERDLLGVIDADLSHDPIVLPQLIYGLRDHDLAIGSRFDSESHVEKWAWYRRFISQLGVFLARQLTGVQDPLAGYFFLHRRVIKDMALTSPGYKILLEILVKGHYESFIEVPFVFRNRQYSSSKLNWTEYYLFLKQLLTFYFLRKKTNADNK, encoded by the coding sequence ATACTCCGTATTTCTCTGATTACACCCACCTATAACGAGCGCGAGAACATTTCTTTATTGGCCGAAGAAATATTCGACGTTCTGAAAGACCATCCCGACATCGATCTCGAATTAATTGTGGTTGATGACAATTCGCCCGATGGCACGGGAGAGGTGGCCGAATCACTCGTGGAGCGCTATCCGGTGCAGGTGGTTCACCGCGCCGGGAAATTGGGATTGGGCAGTGCTGTGATGGCCGGTTTTGAGCGAGCAGAGCGGGATCTCCTGGGGGTGATTGACGCCGATTTGAGCCACGATCCCATTGTTTTGCCTCAGCTCATTTACGGGTTGCGGGATCACGATCTGGCTATTGGTAGCCGGTTTGATTCGGAGAGTCACGTCGAAAAATGGGCATGGTACCGCAGGTTTATTTCTCAATTGGGAGTATTTCTCGCGCGGCAATTAACCGGTGTGCAAGACCCGCTGGCGGGCTATTTTTTCTTGCATCGGCGGGTTATTAAAGACATGGCATTGACTTCGCCGGGGTATAAAATTTTACTGGAGATTCTGGTCAAGGGGCATTATGAGTCTTTTATAGAGGTCCCCTTTGTGTTTCGCAACCGGCAATACAGCAGCAGCAAGTTGAACTGGACTGAGTACTATTTGTTTCTCAAGCAATTGTTGACATTCTATTTTTTGCGAAAAAAGACCAACGCCGATAATAAATAA
- a CDS encoding FtsX-like permease family protein yields MAQQHELNTQISLPLSKAVEISFNSVKIRFGRSLITVSGIVLAIAFLMSIWAGNSIIDGLMGAGDPKINLILQQKGVEIDPDSAAAMQQRSKDAWLVVLSLLVCLVGIANAMLMSVTERFREIGTMKCMGALDGFIIKLFILESTFMGTAGTVIGVIIGFLLTALLNMSSFGTVIFDHLPLAQILEDGVKAIVIGSVLSLVGGILPAYRAAKMEPVDAMSLEV; encoded by the coding sequence ATGGCACAGCAGCACGAACTCAATACCCAGATATCTCTTCCGCTTTCCAAAGCGGTTGAGATCAGTTTTAATAGCGTTAAGATTCGATTTGGCCGATCTTTGATTACGGTGAGTGGTATTGTGCTTGCTATCGCTTTTTTGATGTCGATTTGGGCGGGCAATTCCATTATTGATGGTTTGATGGGTGCTGGCGATCCCAAGATCAATTTGATCTTGCAACAAAAGGGCGTTGAAATTGATCCCGACAGTGCCGCCGCAATGCAGCAACGGTCGAAGGATGCATGGCTGGTGGTGTTGTCACTGCTCGTGTGTTTGGTGGGTATTGCCAATGCTATGCTGATGTCTGTTACCGAGCGGTTCCGCGAGATTGGCACCATGAAATGTATGGGCGCCCTGGACGGATTTATTATTAAGCTGTTTATTCTCGAATCGACGTTTATGGGTACAGCAGGCACGGTTATTGGCGTGATCATTGGGTTTTTGCTGACTGCATTGCTCAATATGTCGAGTTTTGGCACGGTGATTTTCGATCATCTTCCTCTGGCTCAAATTCTTGAAGATGGTGTTAAAGCTATTGTTATTGGTTCTGTTTTGTCGCTGGTTGGCGGTATTTTGCCGGCCTATCGCGCTGCCAAGATGGAGCCGGTTGATGCGATGTCGTTGGAAGTTTAA